The genomic segment GGGCGGGCTCTACGCGAGGTTGTACGAGCTGCAGTTCGGAGAGGTCGCGCCGTGACGGACTTCCGCCGGGAGGCCTGGCGTCTGATCGGCCGGATCCCGCGTGGGCGCGTCGCGACCTACGGTCAGATTGCGCGTTGGGTCGGCCGGCCGCGCCACGCGCGCATGGTGGGCTTGTCGTTGCGGAGCTGTCCGTCGGGGCTGCCGTGGCATCGCGTCGTCAATGCCGGGGGCGGGATCAGCCTCCGGGCGGCTCACGGGAGCATGCTGACCCAGCGTATCCTGCTCGAGCAGGAAGGTGTGCTCCTGCGGAGCGGGCGCGTGTCCCTGGCGCGCTACGGCTGGCAGGGGCCCGGGAAGGTTTCACGGCCACGTCGTGGCCACGGAGGATGATATGCGCCTCGGCTTGAACATGGGCTATTCCGGCTCCGCTCTCAGGATCAACGTGCCGCTCGTGCAGGAAGCGGATCGGCTGGGCTTCCATTCGGTGTGGTCGGCGGAGGCGTACGGCTCCGACGCGGTCACCACCATCACCTGGGTGGCGGCGGTGACG from the Candidatus Methylomirabilota bacterium genome contains:
- a CDS encoding MGMT family protein; amino-acid sequence: MTDFRREAWRLIGRIPRGRVATYGQIARWVGRPRHARMVGLSLRSCPSGLPWHRVVNAGGGISLRAAHGSMLTQRILLEQEGVLLRSGRVSLARYGWQGPGKVSRPRRGHGG